The following are encoded together in the Nitrospirota bacterium genome:
- the glgA gene encoding glycogen synthase GlgA has product MQILIASPEALPFVKTGGLADVAGALLNEYARMGEDAALILPLYRKIKKNAGKFNIKPAGRKITVPVGGNIEEGILWEGKTAEGGRAYFIENDKFYGRDDLYGTPEGDFPDNAGRFTFYCRGVLEAVKALELNINVIHCNDWQTGLIPVYTKTICKNEFPEIATLMTIHNLGYQGLFPSHDLPLTGFGWEMFNMEALEFYGRINFLKGGIVFADAVSTVSGNYAREILTREYGFGLEGVLAKKSKNLCGIINGIDYNEWDPENDSLIPVNYSRGKLSGKAACKKSLQKTCGLPQKDVHLIGMVTRLSAQKGLDLVADAMEGITGLGAQMIILGKGDESFHKIFLDLKKKYKEKLSVTIGFDDRLAHNIYAGSDFFLMPSKYEPCGLGQLIAQRYGAIPIGRATGGIADTVIPYNPADGSGTGFLFEEYSPEKLLETVRTACSLFSDKRHRLKLRKNAMSQDFSWRKSAKDYLSLYKKILRGRN; this is encoded by the coding sequence ATGCAGATACTTATCGCATCTCCTGAGGCGCTGCCTTTTGTAAAAACAGGCGGGCTTGCGGATGTCGCCGGAGCGCTTCTTAACGAATATGCGCGCATGGGGGAAGATGCAGCCCTAATATTGCCGCTTTATCGGAAGATTAAAAAAAATGCCGGCAAATTTAACATTAAGCCTGCAGGCAGGAAAATAACCGTTCCCGTGGGCGGCAATATTGAAGAGGGAATCCTCTGGGAAGGAAAGACTGCCGAAGGAGGCAGGGCATATTTTATAGAAAATGACAAATTCTACGGCAGGGACGATTTATACGGAACGCCTGAAGGCGACTTCCCTGACAATGCCGGGCGGTTTACATTTTATTGCCGCGGAGTGCTTGAGGCGGTAAAGGCGTTAGAATTGAATATTAATGTCATACATTGCAATGACTGGCAGACGGGATTAATTCCGGTCTACACTAAGACAATATGCAAAAATGAATTTCCTGAAATCGCAACTTTAATGACTATTCACAATCTTGGTTATCAGGGATTATTCCCTTCCCATGACCTGCCTCTGACAGGGTTCGGGTGGGAGATGTTCAATATGGAGGCCTTGGAGTTTTACGGCAGGATAAATTTTCTTAAAGGCGGTATTGTATTTGCAGACGCCGTAAGCACGGTAAGCGGTAATTACGCAAGGGAAATTCTCACCCGCGAGTATGGTTTCGGCCTTGAAGGCGTGCTTGCCAAAAAGAGTAAAAACCTCTGCGGCATCATTAACGGCATTGACTACAACGAGTGGGATCCTGAAAATGACAGCCTCATTCCGGTTAATTACAGCAGGGGAAAATTATCAGGAAAGGCTGCTTGCAAAAAATCCCTGCAAAAGACATGCGGTCTTCCGCAGAAGGATGTCCATCTTATCGGCATGGTCACACGGCTCTCCGCGCAGAAAGGGCTGGACCTTGTTGCAGATGCAATGGAGGGGATTACCGGGTTGGGGGCTCAGATGATAATCCTTGGAAAGGGAGACGAGTCATTCCACAAAATATTTCTCGACCTCAAGAAAAAATATAAGGAAAAGCTCTCCGTTACCATTGGTTTTGACGACAGGCTTGCACATAATATTTATGCGGGTTCTGATTTTTTCCTGATGCCGTCAAAATATGAGCCCTGCGGACTGGGGCAGTTGATAGCCCAGCGGTACGGTGCAATACCCATAGGAAGAGCAACAGGCGGAATTGCCGATACGGTCATCCCGTACAACCCGGCAGACGGAAGCGGCACAGGGTTTTTATTTGAAGAATATTCACCGGAGAAACTGCTGGAAACAGTCAGGACCGCGTGCAGTCTGTTCAGTGACAAAAGACACAGGCTGAAACTCAGGAAAAACGCCATGTCACAGGATTTTTCATGGAGGAAATCGGCAAAAGATTACCTCTCTCTTTATAAAAAGATACTTAGAGGCAGGAATTAA
- a CDS encoding ribbon-helix-helix protein, CopG family, which yields MKRTQIYIDENTYGYLEKESRAKGATISEIIRESIKEKMNRKVQRIIKTLEDVSGVWKDRDFDVDGYIRVLRKDRKL from the coding sequence ATGAAAAGAACACAGATATATATAGACGAAAATACATATGGTTATCTGGAAAAAGAAAGCAGGGCAAAGGGCGCTACCATATCAGAGATTATAAGGGAAAGCATTAAGGAAAAAATGAACAGGAAAGTGCAAAGAATTATAAAAACACTGGAGGATGTGTCCGGCGTCTGGAAAGACAGGGACTTTGATGTAGACGGTTATATAAGGGTGCTAAGAAAAGACAGGAAGTTATGA
- a CDS encoding DUF2155 domain-containing protein, with amino-acid sequence MKKFLAVSAVAGMILLSVVACKKKEEQPVPKTFSQEGQAGAPALPPGHGPTGSIGPLTVSVPPDVKGKWSAVKLIIDDKKTKKTQEYTVGLSSELKIPDSNLTVKVSDFLPDFKMNGNIITSASNNANNPAAGISVYESGKQIFPGSGEGGWLYAKFPNIHPFQHDRFGITLKEGVKK; translated from the coding sequence ATGAAGAAGTTCTTGGCAGTTTCAGCAGTTGCAGGAATGATCCTGCTGTCAGTCGTTGCATGTAAGAAAAAGGAGGAACAGCCTGTCCCAAAAACCTTTTCACAGGAAGGCCAGGCAGGCGCGCCGGCTTTGCCGCCCGGACATGGACCTACAGGCTCAATCGGCCCGCTCACAGTATCTGTACCGCCTGATGTAAAAGGCAAATGGTCTGCAGTTAAGCTAATTATAGACGATAAAAAAACAAAAAAGACACAGGAGTACACAGTTGGCCTTAGCAGTGAATTGAAGATTCCTGATTCAAACCTGACGGTTAAGGTAAGCGACTTTCTGCCGGATTTCAAGATGAACGGCAATATTATTACCTCAGCGTCCAATAATGCCAACAATCCGGCTGCCGGCATATCAGTTTACGAGAGCGGCAAACAGATATTCCCGGGCTCAGGTGAAGGCGGATGGCTTTATGCAAAGTTTCCCAACATACACCCTTTCCAGCATGACCGGTTTGGCATCACCCTTAAAGAAGGGGTAAAAAAGTAG
- a CDS encoding response regulator translates to MKILIVDDDQHIQLLYKEELEEEGYEVVVAGTGKEALTLFDKEKPDIVTLDILMPDIDGISLLRMMKEQRPKVPIIMSTAYDYKDNFSVWASEAYLVKSSDLNELKATIKKLTNM, encoded by the coding sequence ATGAAGATACTTATTGTAGACGACGATCAGCATATACAACTGCTCTATAAGGAGGAGCTGGAAGAGGAAGGCTACGAGGTAGTTGTTGCGGGAACAGGGAAAGAAGCGCTGACATTGTTTGATAAGGAAAAACCTGATATTGTAACACTGGATATTCTTATGCCTGATATAGACGGCATTAGTCTTCTAAGGATGATGAAAGAACAGCGGCCCAAGGTTCCGATCATTATGTCAACGGCTTACGACTATAAAGACAATTTTTCCGTATGGGCTTCTGAGGCTTATCTGGTAAAGTCGTCAGACCTTAATGAACTGAAGGCAACAATTAAAAAGCTTACAAACATGTAA
- a CDS encoding DUF3368 domain-containing protein → MPEIVFDNCVLSNFALSDSLHIIKSLYENKAYITDFVSSENLKGIFSGYQGLVKIREAARDGWLKETALKNMKEKTLFESLAVSIGFGEASGIAVAKTRGFVFACDDKAARREAGLLGVKLTGTIGILIKGVKKNVINSRQADKILHRMTAYGFYCPVSSIKEIL, encoded by the coding sequence ATGCCTGAGATTGTATTTGATAATTGTGTCCTGAGTAATTTTGCATTATCAGATTCCCTCCATATTATTAAAAGCCTTTACGAAAACAAAGCATACATTACGGATTTTGTGTCTTCTGAGAACCTGAAGGGAATTTTCAGCGGTTATCAGGGGCTTGTCAAAATAAGAGAGGCTGCGAGAGACGGCTGGCTTAAGGAAACCGCATTAAAAAACATGAAGGAAAAAACTCTTTTTGAATCACTCGCAGTATCAATCGGGTTTGGCGAGGCATCAGGCATTGCCGTTGCAAAAACAAGAGGCTTTGTTTTTGCCTGTGATGATAAAGCGGCAAGAAGAGAGGCAGGGCTTTTAGGCGTAAAACTTACCGGCACTATCGGCATTCTCATCAAAGGCGTAAAAAAGAATGTTATTAATTCCCGACAGGCTGACAAAATTTTACACCGTATGACCGCTTATGGATTCTATTGTCCCGTCAGCTCAATAAAGGAAATTCTTTAG
- the galT gene encoding galactose-1-phosphate uridylyltransferase: MPELRKDPVVGRWVIISVERGKRPADFSLGAAAKKGGFCAFCRGNEHTTPPEIIAFRPDGSKPNTPGWTLRVVPNKFPALQIEGHLDKIGEGIYDKMNGVGAHEVIIENPDHNSSLSTMPLKSVEDTLWAYHYRISDLKKDLRFKYVVVFKNEGEAAGASLEHSHSQLIALPIVPSQVTEEITNAKHYYDNKERCIFCDIIRQELSMRTRVISENKGFIALAPYAPRAPFETWILPQKHESAFAPDGNFSMLAEILQRTMKQIDKVLDYPPYNLMLHTSAFNDEVNEHYHWHLEIMPKLTKIAGFEWGSGFYINPTPPEEAAKFMREAKI; encoded by the coding sequence ATGCCTGAACTAAGAAAAGACCCTGTTGTCGGCAGATGGGTTATCATCTCGGTAGAAAGGGGTAAAAGGCCGGCTGATTTCAGCCTGGGCGCAGCCGCTAAAAAAGGAGGATTTTGCGCTTTCTGCAGGGGAAACGAGCACACCACTCCGCCGGAGATTATAGCCTTCAGACCTGATGGAAGCAAACCCAACACCCCGGGCTGGACGCTCCGTGTCGTCCCAAACAAGTTTCCGGCTCTTCAGATAGAAGGTCATCTGGATAAAATCGGCGAAGGCATCTATGACAAGATGAACGGCGTCGGCGCTCATGAGGTTATAATAGAAAACCCAGACCATAATTCCTCTTTGTCAACAATGCCGCTGAAGTCGGTTGAAGATACGCTCTGGGCATATCACTACAGGATTTCCGACCTTAAGAAAGACCTGCGTTTCAAATATGTGGTTGTATTTAAGAATGAAGGCGAGGCGGCAGGCGCATCGCTTGAACATTCGCATTCACAGCTTATCGCGCTTCCAATTGTGCCGAGTCAGGTGACCGAAGAAATAACAAATGCAAAACATTACTATGACAATAAAGAACGGTGTATTTTCTGCGATATAATACGTCAGGAGCTGTCAATGAGGACAAGGGTGATTTCCGAGAACAAGGGATTTATCGCCCTGGCCCCGTATGCCCCGAGGGCGCCTTTTGAGACATGGATTCTGCCGCAGAAACACGAATCAGCATTTGCGCCTGACGGTAATTTTTCCATGTTGGCCGAGATACTGCAGCGCACCATGAAACAGATAGACAAAGTCCTTGACTACCCTCCTTACAACCTAATGCTTCACACATCTGCCTTCAATGACGAGGTAAATGAACACTACCACTGGCACCTTGAGATAATGCCTAAGCTCACAAAGATTGCAGGCTTTGAATGGGGCTCAGGTTTCTACATAAATCCAACTCCTCCGGAAGAGGCGGCAAAATTTATGAGAGAAGCGAAGATATGA
- a CDS encoding histidinol phosphate phosphatase domain-containing protein, protein MIDLHTHSLLSDGELLPSELVRRACAANYRGLAITDHVDSSNIDFVIPRIVQAVEEIGKDAGIKLVPGAEITHVPPRLIGKLVFRARALGAKIVLVHGETVVEPVAHGTNSAAIEAGADIITHPGLISEEDAARAKDAGIALEITSRKGHCLSNGHVARIAEKTGAALVINTDSHAPEDLITIEKARIILLSAGIPEDALQRIFQNSEKLINKVLGSG, encoded by the coding sequence ATGATTGACCTTCATACGCACAGTCTTTTAAGCGACGGCGAGCTTCTTCCATCAGAGCTTGTAAGGAGGGCGTGCGCCGCTAATTACAGGGGGCTTGCAATTACGGACCACGTTGATTCATCAAATATTGATTTTGTGATTCCGAGAATTGTTCAGGCAGTTGAAGAAATTGGAAAAGACGCTGGGATTAAACTGGTCCCGGGCGCGGAGATTACTCATGTGCCGCCGAGGCTCATTGGGAAACTCGTATTTAGGGCAAGAGCCCTCGGAGCAAAAATTGTCCTGGTCCACGGAGAGACTGTTGTTGAGCCTGTGGCGCATGGCACAAACAGCGCTGCCATAGAAGCAGGGGCTGATATTATTACGCATCCAGGACTCATCAGCGAAGAGGATGCCGCAAGGGCTAAGGATGCCGGTATTGCCCTGGAAATTACATCAAGAAAGGGGCACTGCCTTTCAAACGGTCATGTTGCCAGGATAGCGGAGAAGACAGGTGCGGCCCTTGTGATAAACACGGATTCGCATGCCCCTGAGGACTTGATTACAATTGAAAAAGCAAGGATAATACTGCTTTCTGCCGGCATTCCGGAAGATGCGCTGCAAAGGATTTTTCAAAATTCCGAAAAACTTATTAATAAAGTTTTGGGGTCTGGATAA
- a CDS encoding type II toxin-antitoxin system VapC family toxin, producing the protein MIIIDTDVLIWILRGDRSVGETFKQITAETKGYVFITPVQVAEIYKGLRTKERLKVEAFLETLNVIDINKNIGRIAGEFLNKYEGSHNVTIADALVGAAAKINAFKLWTLNKKHYPMFSDKEFAG; encoded by the coding sequence ATGATAATTATTGATACAGATGTTCTTATCTGGATATTAAGGGGCGATAGGTCCGTAGGGGAAACTTTCAAGCAGATAACTGCCGAAACTAAAGGGTATGTTTTTATCACGCCTGTTCAGGTAGCTGAAATTTACAAAGGCTTGCGGACAAAAGAGCGGCTGAAAGTTGAAGCATTTTTGGAAACGCTTAATGTAATAGACATTAACAAAAATATCGGAAGAATAGCCGGCGAGTTTCTTAACAAGTATGAAGGTTCGCATAATGTAACAATTGCAGACGCCCTTGTCGGAGCCGCCGCGAAGATAAACGCGTTTAAACTCTGGACGCTCAATAAAAAACATTATCCGATGTTTTCAGATAAAGAGTTTGCGGGATAG
- a CDS encoding YncE family protein — protein sequence MRFKNIVCLAVAIFVFSALVLSASRGATAPAKRIYVVNGGNSMVSVIDSKKNEVAATVRVGVWPAGIAIDSASKKAYVANSNPGDNSVSVIDLKSNTVKTTIKVGREPMHAAVNPEVKKVYVAHTKENTVSVIDTASNKVVNTVTVGAAPFDIAAAGKKVYVTNSGGDTVSIIDAVSNKVTATVKCGKGPLGIAVNNTKAYVVNNGENTVSVINTADNKIVATIKVGRNPWYAAVDAVHNRAYITNRDDAAVSVIDTTNNKIIETIKVGVKPTGVAVDPENNRVYVANHKDISVSVIDSATNKVINIIKLSLTPDSPYAGSPWGIAVY from the coding sequence ATGAGATTTAAAAATATTGTTTGTTTAGCAGTCGCGATTTTTGTTTTTTCAGCTTTGGTACTATCTGCATCCAGAGGTGCGACTGCACCTGCAAAGCGCATATATGTGGTCAACGGCGGCAACAGCATGGTTTCAGTTATTGACAGCAAAAAAAATGAGGTGGCGGCAACAGTGAGAGTAGGCGTATGGCCTGCCGGAATAGCAATTGACAGCGCAAGTAAAAAGGCGTATGTGGCAAATTCCAATCCCGGAGACAATAGTGTTTCAGTCATTGACCTTAAAAGCAATACTGTAAAAACAACAATAAAGGTGGGCAGAGAGCCAATGCATGCGGCAGTGAATCCTGAAGTTAAAAAAGTTTATGTTGCACACACAAAAGAAAATACAGTCTCGGTCATTGATACTGCAAGCAATAAAGTCGTAAACACAGTGACAGTCGGAGCCGCACCTTTTGACATTGCCGCTGCCGGCAAAAAAGTTTATGTGACCAATTCCGGCGGCGATACAGTCTCAATTATTGACGCAGTAAGCAATAAGGTAACTGCAACTGTAAAATGCGGGAAAGGACCCCTCGGCATAGCCGTAAATAATACAAAGGCATATGTTGTTAATAATGGCGAAAATACTGTATCGGTAATTAATACCGCAGATAATAAAATTGTTGCAACAATAAAGGTCGGCAGAAACCCGTGGTATGCAGCAGTTGACGCTGTTCATAACAGGGCATATATAACCAACAGGGATGATGCCGCCGTCTCGGTTATTGATACCACAAACAATAAAATAATTGAGACAATAAAAGTCGGCGTAAAGCCTACGGGCGTGGCAGTGGACCCTGAAAACAACCGGGTCTATGTCGCCAATCATAAGGATATTTCCGTTTCGGTGATTGATTCTGCAACAAATAAGGTGATTAATATAATCAAGCTGAGCCTGACGCCCGACAGCCCGTATGCCGGCTCGCCATGGGGCATAGCGGTGTATTAA
- a CDS encoding GAF domain-containing protein encodes MFEAIENRKHEYKLQEAEILTNVACIVNSTLDLKDIFNRITQLVAKSLKKDVCSIYLVKREKNLICLEATKGLNEESAGVACMPIGEGIAGWVAKELQPLAVEDIRKEPRFKDIPITGASDFLSMLAIPILRDDKAIGVITLQTQKTYVYTPEEISMLTIISHNISSAIRNAELYKDSNIRLHELQTIHELGKAVASILHLDTLLPYICKEVSRLFNARGCILRLIEEGEVGIKASYGLPKEIEQAMSLKLGNGIAGWVAQTGEPLLVDDVSTMPENLRIPGIEATSVLCVPLKAGERLIGTLGLYDKKDEHGVTTFSHDDLELLVTFASVSSIAIENARLYKTETEKEKKILSLYWEVIQTKDYLESIIDNSADAIITSDIDGLITSWNMGAEKIYGYTEDEVLGKFLPMVPERLIEEEKQALIKIKQKETIRNIEALRQTRDGKQIEVSLTLSPILDSAGNVTGITGISRDISEKKRVENQLIRKNQELSKLFFINSVVRSTLELDALLRMVLTVVTMSDGLGFNRAVLFLVDESKNVLKGEMGVGPASHEDAGHIWGSLEGKSLETMIEEIEGGVFRTDTYLNEVSKHLVINLNTECILSKCIKEMTPINVASASENPLAEPVLIQELGTEAFGVIPLITRNKAIGLIWVDNLFTRRAIKDEDLHFLMGFTSHIASAIENARLFEEISLAQSELQNIFESISDMLYFNDKDYNIRHVNQAVIARIGKPEEEIIGKKCYEIFHGRSEPWNQCPHHQTISTKKAYVGEIEDPHLGGTFVVSSSPIFDSAGNLAGTVHISRDITEMHALKNRVVAAERMAALGEMAARVAHEIRNPLVSVGGFARRLEKKLSGNLRDYANIIVEEVSRLEDILKDILGFVRATKITKKKININEIVDNTINFITHETLERGNILVKDLLPAPIITTIDPQRIKEAILNVIANANQATDHGVVTVKTKQEGREAIIEVTDTGCGIKQDDLKNIFNPFFTTRPHGTGLGLAITHRIIEEHNGRITVESIWGGERDIDEKGVLSGTGGTTFRIYLPLDEGQN; translated from the coding sequence ATGTTTGAGGCCATTGAAAATAGAAAACATGAATATAAGCTGCAGGAAGCCGAGATTCTGACAAATGTTGCATGCATCGTCAACTCAACGCTTGACCTGAAGGACATTTTCAATAGAATTACGCAGCTTGTGGCAAAGAGTTTAAAAAAAGATGTCTGCTCCATTTATTTGGTGAAGCGTGAAAAGAATCTCATATGTCTTGAAGCCACAAAAGGTCTTAATGAGGAGTCAGCAGGCGTTGCCTGCATGCCAATCGGAGAGGGAATAGCCGGCTGGGTAGCCAAGGAACTTCAGCCTCTGGCTGTTGAAGACATAAGAAAAGAGCCGCGGTTTAAGGATATTCCGATAACAGGGGCCAGCGATTTTCTTTCAATGCTTGCAATCCCGATTTTGAGGGATGATAAGGCGATAGGGGTTATAACGCTTCAGACACAGAAAACTTATGTTTATACACCTGAAGAGATCAGCATGCTTACGATAATCTCCCACAATATAAGTTCTGCCATACGAAATGCTGAACTTTATAAGGACTCTAATATTCGTCTTCATGAATTGCAGACAATTCATGAACTCGGCAAGGCAGTAGCTTCTATTTTACATCTTGATACACTCCTTCCATACATATGCAAGGAGGTATCAAGACTCTTTAATGCAAGGGGCTGCATACTCAGACTTATAGAGGAAGGAGAGGTCGGAATAAAGGCGTCTTATGGCCTGCCGAAGGAGATTGAGCAAGCAATGAGCCTTAAACTCGGAAATGGAATTGCCGGATGGGTGGCTCAGACAGGAGAGCCCCTGCTGGTTGATGATGTTTCAACCATGCCGGAGAATCTGCGCATCCCGGGGATTGAAGCAACGTCCGTGCTATGCGTACCGCTTAAGGCAGGCGAACGCCTGATAGGGACTCTGGGGCTTTATGACAAGAAAGATGAGCATGGGGTTACAACCTTTTCCCATGATGACCTTGAACTGCTTGTCACCTTTGCGTCGGTATCGTCCATTGCAATTGAAAATGCGCGCCTTTACAAAACTGAAACTGAAAAAGAGAAAAAAATACTGTCGCTTTACTGGGAGGTCATACAGACAAAAGACTACCTTGAAAGCATTATAGATAACTCTGCCGATGCAATCATCACCTCTGACATAGACGGGCTTATTACCTCATGGAATATGGGGGCTGAAAAAATTTACGGCTATACTGAGGATGAGGTTTTGGGAAAATTTCTTCCAATGGTTCCGGAGCGTCTGATAGAAGAAGAAAAACAGGCGCTGATAAAAATAAAACAGAAAGAAACGATAAGAAACATAGAGGCGCTGAGACAGACAAGAGATGGAAAACAGATAGAGGTGAGCCTGACGCTGTCCCCGATACTTGACTCCGCAGGCAATGTCACTGGAATAACCGGAATCTCCAGAGACATTTCTGAGAAAAAGAGGGTTGAAAATCAGCTTATAAGAAAAAATCAGGAATTGTCAAAATTGTTTTTTATAAATTCGGTTGTCAGAAGCACTCTTGAGCTTGATGCCCTTTTAAGGATGGTGCTTACCGTTGTCACAATGAGCGACGGTCTTGGTTTTAACAGGGCGGTTCTTTTTCTTGTGGATGAGTCTAAAAATGTTCTTAAAGGAGAGATGGGCGTTGGGCCTGCAAGCCATGAGGATGCAGGGCATATATGGGGCTCGCTTGAGGGGAAAAGCCTTGAGACCATGATAGAGGAAATTGAAGGAGGGGTATTTAGGACAGACACCTATCTTAATGAGGTAAGCAAGCATTTGGTTATAAACCTTAACACCGAATGCATACTTTCAAAATGCATTAAGGAGATGACTCCGATTAATGTTGCAAGCGCCTCGGAAAACCCTCTTGCAGAGCCTGTTTTAATTCAGGAGCTTGGCACAGAAGCATTTGGAGTCATCCCGCTCATTACAAGAAATAAGGCCATCGGGCTTATCTGGGTTGATAACCTTTTCACCAGAAGGGCGATAAAGGACGAAGACTTGCATTTTCTGATGGGATTTACAAGCCACATAGCTTCGGCAATTGAAAATGCAAGACTTTTTGAGGAGATTTCCCTTGCTCAGTCCGAGCTTCAGAACATATTTGAGTCAATATCAGATATGCTTTACTTTAATGACAAGGATTACAACATAAGACATGTAAACCAGGCCGTGATAGCGAGAATCGGAAAACCCGAAGAAGAAATAATAGGCAAAAAGTGTTATGAAATATTTCATGGCAGAAGCGAGCCGTGGAACCAGTGCCCGCATCATCAGACAATCAGCACAAAAAAGGCATATGTCGGAGAAATAGAAGACCCTCATCTCGGCGGCACTTTTGTTGTATCAAGCTCCCCGATTTTTGATTCGGCAGGCAATCTTGCAGGGACCGTTCATATCTCACGCGACATAACAGAGATGCACGCCCTGAAGAACAGGGTTGTCGCCGCTGAAAGAATGGCTGCGCTCGGTGAAATGGCTGCGCGGGTAGCGCATGAAATAAGAAATCCGCTTGTCTCTGTTGGCGGCTTTGCACGCAGGCTTGAGAAAAAGTTGAGCGGCAACCTCCGCGACTATGCAAATATTATCGTTGAAGAAGTCAGCAGGCTTGAAGATATATTAAAAGATATTTTGGGTTTTGTAAGGGCCACGAAAATAACAAAAAAGAAGATAAATATAAACGAGATTGTTGACAACACAATAAATTTCATCACCCATGAGACGCTGGAAAGGGGAAATATCCTCGTTAAAGACCTCCTGCCCGCACCGATAATAACAACCATAGACCCGCAGAGGATTAAGGAGGCAATATTAAATGTTATTGCAAACGCCAATCAGGCCACTGACCATGGTGTGGTTACTGTAAAAACAAAACAGGAAGGCAGGGAGGCGATTATTGAGGTCACAGATACAGGCTGCGGCATCAAACAGGATGACCTTAAGAATATTTTCAACCCGTTTTTTACTACAAGGCCCCATGGAACAGGTTTGGGGCTTGCCATTACACACAGGATTATTGAGGAGCATAACGGCAGGATAACGGTAGAAAGCATATGGGGCGGTGAAAGGGATATTGACGAGAAAGGAGTATTGAGCGGTACGGGAGGCACGACTTTCAGAATTTATCTGCCGCTGGACGAAGGACAAAATTAA
- a CDS encoding MBL fold metallo-hydrolase: MKPSFHARLVNGPFEDPGLYVRLLRESRAFLFDAGFTANLSARDILKVSDIFISHTHVDHFIGFDNILRLHLRKEEPMRLYGPEGFLDRIEGKLKGYTWNLIGDYPLIIEAAEINEKTVTKARFRTQNSFKRENTASASFDGVLLKDSFFKVEAAVLDHQIPCLAFSMEEDYHINIDKAELNKLDLPVGQWLGELKQAIRDGAADRVFKINDKQFNFSELKYIANITRGQKLSYVVDTIGTEENMKKIIDLAKGSDVLYIEAYFLDRDDDRAKERYHLTAKEAGRIAREAGAGRLEVFHFSPKYTDVPGEIVKEAEEEFGGG; this comes from the coding sequence ATGAAACCTTCTTTTCATGCAAGACTTGTTAACGGACCGTTTGAAGACCCAGGGCTTTATGTAAGGCTCTTGAGGGAAAGCAGGGCGTTTCTTTTTGATGCAGGTTTTACTGCGAACCTCTCTGCAAGGGATATTCTCAAAGTAAGCGATATATTTATCTCTCATACGCATGTGGACCACTTTATCGGGTTTGATAATATCCTGAGGCTCCATCTGAGGAAAGAAGAGCCTATGAGACTCTATGGGCCTGAGGGTTTTCTGGATCGCATTGAGGGAAAGCTTAAAGGCTATACATGGAATCTCATAGGAGATTACCCCCTGATTATTGAAGCTGCGGAGATTAATGAAAAGACTGTCACAAAGGCACGTTTCAGGACACAGAATTCCTTTAAGCGCGAAAATACGGCATCAGCGTCTTTTGACGGTGTTTTGCTTAAAGATTCTTTTTTTAAAGTGGAGGCGGCAGTTCTTGACCATCAGATTCCATGCCTTGCGTTCAGCATGGAGGAGGATTACCACATAAATATTGATAAGGCTGAATTAAATAAATTAGACCTTCCCGTAGGGCAATGGCTTGGAGAGCTTAAGCAGGCTATACGGGATGGAGCCGCGGACAGGGTTTTTAAAATTAATGATAAACAGTTTAATTTCTCAGAACTCAAATACATAGCTAATATAACCAGAGGGCAGAAATTGTCTTATGTCGTTGACACCATCGGCACAGAAGAAAACATGAAAAAGATTATAGACCTTGCAAAAGGCTCGGATGTCCTGTACATTGAGGCGTATTTTTTAGACAGGGATGATGACAGGGCAAAGGAGCGGTATCATCTTACTGCAAAAGAGGCAGGCAGGATTGCCAGAGAGGCAGGGGCGGGAAGACTGGAGGTCTTCCATTTTTCCCCGAAATACACAGACGTCCCGGGTGAGATTGTGAAAGAGGCGGAAGAGGAGTTTGGAGGCGGATAA
- a CDS encoding UPF0175 family protein, which produces MKRTNIMLTDEQHKKLKSYAKKEKATLGELVRESIEAAYGKKDAVEHRKMIALNAYKEGLISIGKLSEILGLDLISTRRYLKEHGIAIGIQALADIKQDAVNA; this is translated from the coding sequence GTGAAACGCACAAATATCATGCTGACTGACGAACAGCATAAAAAACTGAAGTCTTATGCAAAAAAAGAGAAGGCAACCCTCGGAGAACTTGTGAGGGAATCTATAGAAGCTGCATACGGGAAAAAAGATGCCGTAGAACACAGAAAAATGATTGCCCTTAACGCCTACAAAGAAGGGCTTATCAGCATTGGGAAGCTGTCAGAGATTTTAGGACTTGACCTTATCAGTACAAGGCGTTATCTGAAAGAGCACGGCATTGCCATCGGTATTCAGGCATTAGCCGATATTAAGCAGGACGCAGTGAATGCCTGA